The Mycolicibacterium mageritense genome contains a region encoding:
- the treS gene encoding maltose alpha-D-glucosyltransferase produces MSQVAEPEPDDQPNEPTEITFDEHLHPARPRALRFRPRVKSPFIRRSVAQDGPATGDNPAYVSWLLSQSMLADANEISQQFSGQGSMWQNPYATPSPRGAVDTAAVWFTAYPLSLITRPGESFLKAMADEEMWKAFAEIGVDAIHTGPVKRAGGISGWQLTPSVDGHFDRISTQIDPAFGTEDEFRQMCGTANWYGGTIIDDIVPGHTGKGADFRLAEMKYADYPGIYHMVEVDPLDWDHLPDVPAGQDSVNIDTATEDWLDKAGYIIGRLQRVIFYAEGVKETNWSVTRPVVGIDGVERRWVYLHYFKDGQPSINWLDPSFAGMRLVIGDALHSLADLGTGGLRLDANGFLGAEKTAAEDSTAWSEGHPLSEAANHLIASMVRKVGGFTFQELNLTIDDIREIGEAGADLSYDFINRPAYQHALATADTEFLRLTLRTTLELGVEPASLVHALQNHDELTYELVHWSTGHRDDVYTFRGEEVTGEALGDIIRGDLTEKLTGENAPYNLVFTTNGIACTTATVIAATLGIRDLDEIDDIDRIRRAHLLLAMFNALQPGVFALSGWDMCGMLTLPPADVEELLHGGDTRWIHRAAHDLMGHNPTATRSIAGMPRGRSLYGSIPEQLADETSFLRQLQAILRVRKHYEIATSRQVDIPEVSHRGMLVLVHELANGDHQLTVLNFANEEIAGTVRSKALPPGASVSDMFTGKTLATVDDLHSFAIEMPAHHGMSLLVDGLETPGKTEPA; encoded by the coding sequence ATGTCTCAGGTGGCAGAGCCGGAACCCGACGATCAGCCGAACGAGCCGACCGAAATCACCTTCGACGAACACCTGCACCCGGCGCGGCCTCGGGCGTTGCGGTTTCGTCCCAGGGTCAAGTCGCCGTTCATCCGCCGGTCGGTGGCCCAGGACGGTCCCGCGACGGGTGACAACCCGGCCTACGTGTCGTGGCTGCTGAGCCAGTCGATGCTGGCCGACGCCAACGAGATCAGCCAGCAGTTCTCCGGGCAGGGCTCGATGTGGCAGAACCCGTATGCAACCCCCAGCCCACGGGGTGCGGTAGACACCGCCGCGGTGTGGTTCACGGCGTATCCACTTTCGCTGATCACGCGGCCGGGGGAGTCGTTTCTCAAGGCCATGGCCGATGAGGAGATGTGGAAGGCGTTCGCCGAGATCGGCGTCGACGCCATCCACACCGGGCCCGTCAAACGTGCGGGCGGCATCTCGGGCTGGCAGCTGACACCCAGCGTCGACGGGCACTTCGACCGCATCAGCACTCAGATCGACCCGGCGTTCGGCACCGAGGACGAGTTCCGGCAGATGTGCGGTACGGCGAACTGGTACGGCGGCACCATAATTGACGACATCGTGCCCGGTCACACGGGCAAGGGTGCGGATTTCCGGCTAGCCGAGATGAAGTACGCCGACTATCCCGGCATCTATCACATGGTCGAGGTCGACCCGCTGGACTGGGACCACCTGCCCGACGTGCCGGCCGGGCAGGATTCGGTCAACATCGACACCGCCACTGAGGACTGGCTCGACAAGGCCGGGTACATCATCGGACGGTTGCAGCGCGTGATCTTCTACGCCGAGGGCGTCAAGGAGACCAACTGGAGCGTCACCCGCCCCGTGGTCGGCATCGACGGCGTCGAGCGCCGCTGGGTGTATCTGCACTACTTCAAGGACGGGCAGCCCTCGATCAACTGGCTGGATCCGTCGTTCGCGGGCATGCGGCTGGTGATCGGCGATGCGCTGCATTCGCTGGCCGATCTGGGCACCGGCGGACTTCGCCTGGACGCCAACGGCTTTCTGGGCGCCGAGAAGACCGCGGCCGAGGACAGTACGGCCTGGTCGGAGGGGCACCCGCTGTCGGAGGCCGCCAACCACCTCATCGCGAGCATGGTCCGCAAGGTCGGTGGGTTCACGTTCCAGGAGTTGAACCTGACCATCGACGACATCCGCGAGATCGGGGAGGCCGGTGCGGATCTGTCGTACGACTTCATCAACCGGCCCGCCTATCAGCATGCGCTGGCCACCGCCGACACCGAGTTCCTGCGGCTGACGTTGCGCACGACCCTCGAACTGGGTGTCGAGCCGGCCTCGCTGGTGCACGCGTTGCAGAACCATGACGAGCTCACCTACGAACTCGTGCACTGGTCGACAGGGCACCGCGACGACGTCTACACCTTCCGGGGTGAGGAGGTCACGGGTGAGGCGCTGGGCGACATCATCCGCGGCGACCTCACCGAGAAGCTCACCGGTGAGAACGCCCCGTACAACCTGGTTTTCACCACGAACGGAATCGCGTGCACCACCGCGACGGTCATCGCCGCCACGCTGGGTATCCGCGATCTGGACGAGATCGATGACATCGATCGCATCCGCCGGGCGCACCTGCTGCTGGCGATGTTCAACGCGCTGCAGCCGGGCGTGTTCGCGTTGTCCGGGTGGGACATGTGCGGCATGCTGACGCTTCCGCCGGCCGACGTCGAGGAGCTGCTGCACGGCGGCGATACGCGCTGGATCCATCGCGCCGCGCACGACCTGATGGGTCACAACCCGACGGCCACCAGGTCGATTGCCGGAATGCCTAGGGGTAGAAGTCTTTACGGGTCGATCCCGGAGCAGCTTGCCGACGAGACGAGTTTCCTGCGGCAGCTTCAGGCCATTCTGCGGGTGCGCAAGCACTACGAGATCGCCACCAGCCGCCAGGTCGACATCCCCGAGGTGTCACATCGCGGCATGCTCGTGCTGGTCCACGAGCTGGCCAACGGTGATCACCAGCTCACGGTGCTCAACTTCGCCAACGAGGAGATCGCGGGTACCGTGCGCTCGAAAGCGCTGCCGCCCGGTGCGTCGGTGTCGGACATGTTCACCGGCAAGACGCTCGCCACCGTCGATGATCTGCACAGCTTCGCCATCGAAATGCCCGCCCACCATGGCATGTCGCTTTTGGTGGACGGGCTTGAAACGCCCGGTAAGACCGAGCCCGCTTAG
- a CDS encoding HAD hydrolase-like protein, with translation MSSESLKWTCVLFDLDGTIANSAKGITESFAATLNELGLPVPPPDELRTWVGPPPAESFRVRLGFDDAAAEHARQLYRKHYQRIGNADIRTFDAIPPVLEALATAGIPMAVATSKPEHTAVDVLERLGLARYFVTVSGASRDESISDKASIVGEALRRLHAGGVDTSNPVMVGDRLHDVVGAARHHVPTILVDWGYGEPDEHTQALVTVDSAQALKAAVLG, from the coding sequence GTGAGCTCTGAATCCCTGAAGTGGACCTGCGTCCTGTTCGACCTCGACGGCACCATCGCCAACTCGGCCAAGGGCATCACCGAATCCTTTGCAGCAACCCTGAACGAGCTGGGCCTGCCCGTCCCGCCGCCCGACGAACTGCGCACCTGGGTCGGACCACCGCCGGCGGAGTCCTTCCGGGTTCGGCTCGGTTTCGACGACGCCGCGGCCGAGCATGCCCGCCAGCTCTACCGCAAGCACTACCAACGCATCGGCAACGCCGACATCCGGACCTTCGACGCGATTCCTCCCGTCCTCGAAGCCCTTGCCACAGCAGGCATTCCGATGGCAGTGGCGACGTCGAAACCCGAGCACACGGCGGTCGACGTGCTCGAACGGCTCGGGCTTGCGCGCTATTTCGTCACGGTCTCCGGCGCGTCGAGAGACGAGAGCATCAGCGACAAGGCGTCGATCGTCGGTGAAGCGCTGCGGCGCCTGCACGCCGGCGGCGTCGACACCAGCAATCCGGTGATGGTCGGCGACCGCCTGCACGACGTCGTCGGGGCTGCCCGACACCACGTCCCGACCATCCTGGTCGACTGGGGATACGGCGAGCCTGACGAGCACACGCAAGCGCTCGTCACGGTCGACTCCGCGCAGGCGCTGAAGGCTGCTGTGCTCGGGTGA
- a CDS encoding APC family permease, producing the protein MTTSNESARNGDDEQLAVLGYTGEFKRSMGLFANLSLGFTYLSPLVGVYSLFAFSLTLGGPPSMWWIVIVGLGQMAVALVMGEVVSQYPVAGGIYPWTRRLWGRKYAWLVSWIYLCAMIVTVTSVAEFGSAFVGPLFGITASDLSGLAIAVGLLLLALAFNFSGTRALARIARIGLAAELVGVIALGLYLLLFERKHSFAVLFDSMGAGGDQPYILAFIASALTGLFLFYGFEACGDVAEEVADPGRGIPKAMILTIVIGGVSALMSYVGYVLAAPNLQEIVNGEVADPIPSILDGALGHLGSKLFLVIAVTAFISCVLSLQAAASRLLYSFARDRMLPASSWLSRMSDNHVPTNALLTACIVPIVLCLFVYWKPDALPRITAFAVCGIYIAFQAVVLAALRQRLKGWRPGGVWTLGRFGMAVNIIALLYGVTAMILMVIPVPGSEGFVNRWIVAIGLVVVIGSGAMYLVLGKPDRHSVDIPEDDAIEVADRLRALRSTGTVPETSLEH; encoded by the coding sequence ATGACCACGTCGAACGAAAGTGCCCGCAACGGGGACGACGAGCAGCTGGCGGTGCTCGGCTACACCGGTGAGTTCAAGCGCTCGATGGGCCTGTTCGCCAATCTGTCGCTCGGCTTCACATACCTGTCCCCGCTGGTGGGCGTGTACTCGTTGTTCGCGTTCAGCCTCACCCTCGGCGGGCCGCCGTCCATGTGGTGGATCGTGATCGTGGGGCTCGGTCAGATGGCCGTCGCACTGGTGATGGGCGAGGTGGTCTCGCAGTACCCCGTCGCCGGCGGCATCTACCCGTGGACGCGCCGGCTGTGGGGCCGCAAATACGCGTGGCTGGTCTCGTGGATCTATCTGTGCGCGATGATCGTCACGGTCACGTCGGTGGCCGAGTTCGGCTCGGCATTCGTCGGTCCGTTGTTCGGTATCACGGCGTCCGACCTGAGCGGTCTGGCGATCGCGGTCGGCTTGCTGCTGCTGGCCCTGGCGTTCAACTTCAGCGGCACGCGTGCCCTGGCCCGGATCGCCCGCATAGGTTTGGCCGCCGAGCTGGTCGGGGTTATCGCACTGGGGCTCTACCTGCTCTTGTTCGAGCGCAAGCATTCGTTCGCGGTCTTGTTCGACTCGATGGGCGCGGGCGGCGACCAGCCCTACATTCTCGCGTTCATCGCGTCGGCACTGACGGGGCTGTTCCTGTTCTACGGATTCGAGGCCTGCGGTGACGTGGCCGAAGAGGTCGCCGATCCGGGCCGCGGCATCCCCAAGGCCATGATCCTGACCATCGTGATCGGTGGCGTTTCGGCGTTGATGTCGTATGTCGGCTACGTGCTCGCCGCGCCCAACCTGCAGGAGATCGTCAACGGTGAAGTGGCCGACCCGATTCCGTCCATCCTCGACGGCGCACTCGGCCACCTGGGCTCGAAGCTGTTCCTCGTCATCGCCGTGACCGCGTTCATCTCGTGTGTGCTCTCGCTACAGGCCGCCGCCAGCCGGCTGCTCTACTCGTTCGCGCGGGACCGCATGCTTCCCGCCAGTTCCTGGCTGTCGCGCATGTCGGACAACCACGTGCCCACCAACGCGCTGCTGACCGCGTGCATCGTGCCGATCGTGTTGTGCCTGTTCGTCTACTGGAAACCCGACGCGCTTCCCCGCATCACGGCGTTCGCGGTGTGCGGCATCTACATCGCGTTCCAGGCCGTGGTTCTTGCCGCGCTCCGCCAGCGCCTCAAGGGCTGGCGGCCCGGCGGGGTCTGGACCCTGGGCCGCTTCGGCATGGCGGTCAACATCATCGCGCTGCTCTACGGCGTCACCGCGATGATCCTGATGGTCATTCCGGTGCCTGGTTCCGAAGGGTTCGTCAACCGCTGGATCGTGGCCATCGGGCTGGTGGTCGTGATCGGTTCCGGCGCGATGTATCTGGTGCTCGGCAAGCCCGACCGGCACAGCGTCGACATTCCCGAGGACGACGCCATCGAGGTCGCCGATCGCCTGCGGGCCCTGCGCAGCACGGGTACCGTTCCCGAAACCTCCCTCGAACACTGA
- a CDS encoding alpha/beta hydrolase-fold protein yields MVRTHTVVAGETLWALALRYYGEAELYRLVATASGVSDPSAINVGQRLIFPDFTRYTVAGGDTLAGLAERFYGDADLDHLIAKSNGIADGDDISAGRQLFIPDVTKYKVAAGDTLSALALRFYGDADLYPLIATVNNIANPNALGVGQMLVIFSGRSDGFGLRIVDRNENDPRLWYYRFQTDAIGWNPGVNVLLPDDYRTSGKTYPVLYMFHGGNDDFRSFDFMGIRDWTAGKPIIVVMPDGGHAGWYSNPVSSFVGPRNWETFHIAQLLPWIEANFRTYAEYDGRAVGGFSMGGFGALKYAAKYYGHFASVSSHSGPASLRRDFGLVVHWANITSAVLDLAGGTVYGAPLWDQARVTADNPVERIDSYRNKRIFLVAGTSPDPLNWFDSVNETQVLAGQREFRERLSVAGIPHEWHEVPGGHVFRPEMFAIDLDGIISRLRHAA; encoded by the coding sequence ATGGTCAGAACACACACGGTGGTTGCGGGAGAAACGCTGTGGGCATTGGCGTTGCGCTATTACGGTGAGGCCGAGCTGTATCGGCTGGTTGCCACCGCGAGCGGCGTCAGTGACCCCAGCGCCATCAATGTGGGGCAACGGCTGATCTTTCCCGACTTCACCAGGTACACGGTCGCAGGCGGCGACACCCTGGCCGGCCTGGCCGAGCGCTTCTACGGCGACGCCGACCTGGACCACCTGATCGCGAAATCCAACGGTATCGCCGACGGCGACGACATCAGCGCCGGCCGGCAGCTGTTCATCCCGGACGTCACGAAATACAAGGTCGCCGCCGGGGATACGCTGTCGGCCTTGGCGTTGCGGTTCTACGGCGACGCCGACCTCTATCCCCTGATCGCCACCGTCAACAACATCGCCAACCCCAACGCGCTCGGTGTCGGACAGATGCTGGTCATCTTCTCCGGCCGCAGCGACGGCTTCGGCCTGCGCATCGTCGACCGCAACGAGAACGATCCGCGGTTGTGGTACTACCGCTTCCAGACCGACGCGATCGGCTGGAACCCGGGCGTCAACGTCCTGCTCCCCGACGACTACCGCACGAGCGGCAAGACCTACCCCGTGCTCTACATGTTCCACGGCGGCAACGACGACTTCCGTTCGTTCGACTTCATGGGCATCCGTGACTGGACCGCGGGCAAGCCGATCATCGTGGTGATGCCCGACGGCGGGCACGCCGGCTGGTACTCCAATCCGGTCAGCTCGTTTGTCGGCCCGCGGAATTGGGAGACGTTCCACATCGCGCAGTTGCTGCCGTGGATCGAGGCGAACTTCCGCACGTACGCCGAATACGACGGCCGCGCGGTCGGCGGGTTCTCGATGGGCGGCTTCGGCGCCCTGAAGTACGCCGCCAAGTACTACGGCCACTTCGCGTCGGTGAGCTCCCACTCGGGTCCGGCCAGCCTGCGCCGCGACTTCGGTCTCGTCGTGCACTGGGCCAACATCACGTCGGCCGTGCTGGACCTGGCGGGCGGCACGGTTTACGGCGCACCGCTGTGGGACCAGGCCAGGGTCACCGCCGACAACCCGGTCGAGCGCATCGACAGCTACCGCAACAAGCGGATCTTCCTCGTCGCAGGCACCAGCCCGGACCCGCTCAACTGGTTCGACAGCGTCAACGAGACCCAAGTCCTCGCGGGGCAGCGGGAATTCCGCGAACGGCTCAGCGTCGCAGGCATTCCCCACGAATGGCACGAGGTGCCCGGCGGCCACGTCTTCCGGCCCGAGATGTTCGCCATCGACCTCGACGGCATCATCAGCCGGCTTCGCCACGCGGCCTAG
- a CDS encoding YdcF family protein — protein MGNWTRCIGVTVGAALAWCEWKTWRASREALPADGIDPRQVRDGEAVLVLGCPRPRLYRWRVRIALRSTEPSRARFVFSGGAVRSELSEAQMMADYAESLGVPAANIILEDQSRTTVENITNSIPLLADAPAIKIASNTFHARRARRILHDESPELAARLVRTRDYIPGEWGLLHLVMLVHEALRALVRRKL, from the coding sequence ATGGGCAACTGGACCAGATGCATCGGTGTCACGGTCGGCGCTGCGCTGGCGTGGTGTGAATGGAAAACGTGGCGGGCATCCCGCGAAGCACTGCCGGCGGACGGCATCGACCCACGTCAGGTGCGGGACGGCGAAGCCGTTCTCGTGCTCGGCTGTCCACGGCCGAGGCTTTACCGGTGGCGCGTGCGCATTGCGCTGCGCTCTACCGAGCCCTCACGAGCACGCTTCGTATTCTCCGGCGGAGCCGTGCGCTCCGAGCTGTCGGAAGCCCAGATGATGGCCGATTACGCGGAGTCGCTCGGCGTCCCCGCCGCCAACATCATTCTCGAAGACCAGTCGCGGACGACGGTGGAGAACATCACCAACTCGATACCGCTGCTGGCCGACGCCCCGGCGATCAAGATCGCGTCGAACACCTTTCACGCCCGTCGCGCCAGGCGCATCCTGCACGACGAGTCGCCTGAATTAGCAGCCCGATTGGTGCGGACCCGCGACTACATCCCCGGCGAGTGGGGCCTGTTGCACTTGGTGATGCTCGTCCACGAAGCCTTGCGGGCTCTGGTGCGGCGGAAACTCTAG
- a CDS encoding allene oxide cyclase family protein, with amino-acid sequence MRPKAVPSLVMVVAACGVAVATSAVAAAEPGTVTVIEHATTDTVVDLGATGDSVGDLLTFSNEVFDAADGQPMGKSTGVCTRTVVGAEWDCGWTLSLADGQITVQGPFFDGTDSVLAITGGTGRYVAARGEMGLAHITPDGSKYQFSYRLV; translated from the coding sequence ATGCGTCCCAAAGCTGTTCCCAGCCTCGTGATGGTAGTCGCGGCCTGCGGCGTCGCTGTCGCCACGTCGGCCGTCGCGGCCGCAGAGCCCGGCACCGTCACGGTGATCGAACACGCCACCACCGACACCGTCGTCGACCTCGGCGCCACGGGCGACAGTGTCGGTGATCTGCTCACCTTCTCGAACGAGGTCTTCGACGCCGCCGACGGTCAGCCCATGGGCAAGTCCACCGGAGTGTGCACCCGCACAGTCGTCGGCGCCGAGTGGGACTGCGGGTGGACCCTGAGCCTGGCCGACGGCCAGATCACCGTCCAGGGACCGTTTTTCGACGGCACCGACTCGGTCCTCGCCATCACCGGCGGAACCGGACGCTACGTCGCGGCCCGCGGCGAAATGGGTCTGGCCCACATCACGCCCGACGGCAGCAAGTACCAGTTCAGCTACCGCCTGGTCTAA
- a CDS encoding TetR/AcrR family transcriptional regulator, with protein sequence MPDRQRERADRILDIAADLLLRWGYRRIRIDEVAKRAGVGKGTVYLHWRSREQMLAAVAARETARMIDAVVEALRSDAGEVVPHRLMRRIFLEAMSRPVLRAIYTRDVDTVDALAGESSQVSAQSANFVAWQEYLRIAHDQGLLRDGLRPADAYYPLTAMTFGFFAVEPLLPAEVDLSLEAKADQLAESVRRVFEPARPPGRDHLDAAAAAAVALYERAAGEYRAVTYGTREGHHDEQN encoded by the coding sequence ATGCCCGACAGGCAACGAGAGCGTGCGGACCGGATCCTCGATATCGCGGCGGATCTGTTGCTGCGCTGGGGCTATCGCAGAATCCGGATCGACGAGGTCGCCAAGCGGGCAGGTGTCGGCAAGGGAACGGTGTACCTGCACTGGCGCAGTCGCGAGCAGATGCTGGCGGCCGTGGCGGCCCGAGAAACGGCCCGGATGATCGACGCCGTCGTCGAGGCTTTGCGCTCCGACGCGGGCGAGGTGGTTCCGCACCGCCTGATGCGTCGCATCTTCCTGGAGGCGATGAGTCGCCCGGTGCTGCGGGCAATCTATACGCGCGACGTCGACACGGTCGATGCGCTGGCGGGTGAGAGCTCGCAAGTGTCCGCGCAGAGCGCGAATTTCGTTGCGTGGCAGGAGTATCTGCGGATCGCCCACGACCAGGGCCTGCTGCGCGACGGGTTGCGCCCCGCAGACGCGTACTATCCGCTGACCGCGATGACGTTCGGTTTCTTCGCGGTCGAGCCGCTGCTTCCAGCCGAAGTCGACCTGAGCCTGGAAGCCAAGGCCGATCAACTGGCCGAGTCGGTGCGCCGGGTTTTCGAACCGGCACGGCCGCCGGGCCGCGATCATCTCGACGCCGCTGCCGCGGCGGCCGTCGCACTCTACGAGCGAGCAGCAGGCGAATACCGCGCCGTCACCTATGGCACGAGGGAAGGGCACCACGATGAGCAGAACTGA